From a single Arachis hypogaea cultivar Tifrunner chromosome 3, arahy.Tifrunner.gnm2.J5K5, whole genome shotgun sequence genomic region:
- the LOC112789554 gene encoding glycosyltransferase BC10 — protein MLPHTALVLAFSILLSLPVIVILGPTVLTQSHLHLPFSPQDELDDLSLFTLASTFHHHAPPQHKPSRIFQFSYQTKPKPKIAFLFLTNTDLHFAPIWNLFFHDQPTNLYNIYIHKDPSVNLTRPVEGVFKNRFIPSKKTARASPTLISATRRLLAHALLDDPENAYFALLSQHCIPLHSFPYVYRSLFFSTTFDSPGLTRPTQTHRSFIEILTHAPRLWNRYIARGRFAMLPEVKYEDFRVGSQFFTLTRPHALLVVRDRALWRKFRSPCYKKDECYPEEHYFPTLLSMMNPEGCTNYTLTHVNWTGTKGGHPYSYKPQEVSVELISRLRESNFSESYLFARKFTPDCLQPLLYIAMAIFKD, from the coding sequence ATGTTGCCACACACAGCATTGGTTCTTGCATTTTCTATCCTACTCTCCCTTCCTGTGATCGTCATTCTTGGGCCTACAGTATTAAcccaaagccacctccatctcccaTTCTCCCCACAAGACGAACTTGACGACCTCTCCCTCTTCACGCTCGCTTCCACGTTCCACCACCACGCGCCACCCCAACACAAACCTTCTAGAATCTTCCAATTCTCCTATCAAACCAAACCAAAGCCCAAGATCGCATTCCTCTTCCTCACCAACACCGACCTCCACTTTGCCCCTATATGGAACCTCTTTTTCCACGACCAACCCACCAACCTATATAACATCTACATCCACAAAGACCCTTCCGTGAACCTCACGCGCCCCGTCGAGGGAGTTTTCAAGAACCGTTTCATCCCTTCCAAGAAAACTGCACGCGCCTCGCCAACCTTAATATCCGCCACACGCCGTCTCCTCGCCCACGCGCTCCTCGATGACCCTGAGAACGCGTACTTCGCACTCCTCTCGCAGCACTGCATCCCTCTCCACTCCTTCCCCTACGTCTACCGCTCCCTCTTTTTCTCCACCACGTTCGACTCGCCCGGGTTGACCCGACCAACTCAGACTCACCGGAGCTTCATCGAAATCCTCACCCACGCGCCGAGACTCTGGAACCGATACATCGCGAGGGGCAGGTTCGCGATGCTTCCGGAGGTGAAGTACGAAGACTTCCGAGTTGGATCGCAGTTTTTCACGCTCACGCGCCCCCACGCGCTCCTGGTCGTGAGGGACCGCGCGTTGTGGAGAAAATTTAGAAGTCCTTGCTACAAGAAGGACGAGTGTTATCCAGAGGAACACTATTTTCCTACATTGTTGTCAATGATGAATCCTGAGGGCTGCACCAATTATACGTTGACACATGTCAATTGGACAGGGACTAAAGGTGGACACCCTTATTCTTATAAGCCCCAGGAGGTTTCCGTTGAACTGATTAGTCGATTGAGGGAATCAAATTTCTCTGAATCTTACCTCTTCGCCAGGAAGTTCACCCCTGATTGCTTACAACCCTTGTTGTATATTGCAATGGCCATTTTCAAGGACTAA